In a single window of the Flavivirga spongiicola genome:
- the cas2 gene encoding CRISPR-associated endonuclease Cas2, whose protein sequence is MELNGYRIMWLFVFFDLPTETAKDRKNASGFRKNILKDGFTMMQYSVYIRHCASSESADVHEKRIKRLLPPLGKVSVLRITDKQFGNIMNFWGKLEVPKEPPPTQLELF, encoded by the coding sequence ATGGAACTAAATGGTTATAGAATTATGTGGTTATTTGTATTTTTTGATTTACCAACCGAAACTGCTAAAGACAGAAAAAATGCTTCTGGTTTTAGGAAGAACATTCTTAAAGATGGTTTTACCATGATGCAATATTCTGTATATATAAGACATTGTGCGAGTAGTGAAAGTGCCGATGTACATGAAAAACGTATTAAAAGGCTACTTCCTCCTTTAGGTAAAGTGAGTGTCCTTAGGATCACGGACAAACAATTTGGTAATATTATGAATTTTTGGGGCAAGCTAGAAGTCCCTAAAGAACCTCCTCCAACCCAATTAGAGCTTTTTTAA
- a CDS encoding helix-turn-helix domain-containing protein, with translation MKILTEGKYYGIKDSEKSFGGILLSQYDYIKDRTDWHYHENPYFWFVLNGDMMDCNKKVKTLCPSGSLMFNNWQEVHYGSKHSKNANGFHLEFQKKWFNNNGIDLDLLEGSQLIQNPQVHFLFAKLYYEFIHSDQYSEVTVEVLLLQICEALGGVIEINIKNIPNWINDLKELLHFDNSNLSLQYLSGQLGIHPVHISRAAPKYLSTSLGEYVRQHKLKKAIPLLLDPNNSLTKIAYQAGFSDQSHFNRVFKFYFNMNPSFYRKGLNKK, from the coding sequence ATGAAAATATTAACTGAAGGAAAATATTATGGAATAAAGGATTCAGAAAAATCATTTGGAGGGATCCTGTTATCCCAATACGATTATATAAAAGATAGAACAGATTGGCATTATCACGAGAATCCTTATTTCTGGTTTGTTCTAAATGGAGATATGATGGATTGCAATAAGAAAGTGAAGACCTTATGTCCATCAGGAAGTTTAATGTTTAATAATTGGCAAGAAGTTCATTATGGTTCTAAACATTCTAAAAATGCTAATGGTTTTCATCTAGAATTTCAAAAAAAATGGTTCAATAATAATGGGATAGATTTGGATTTACTTGAAGGTAGCCAATTAATTCAAAATCCTCAAGTACATTTTCTTTTCGCAAAGTTATATTATGAATTTATACACTCAGATCAATACAGTGAGGTCACTGTAGAAGTTCTATTATTACAAATTTGTGAAGCATTAGGGGGGGTAATAGAAATCAATATCAAGAATATTCCAAACTGGATAAATGATCTAAAAGAATTACTACATTTCGATAATTCAAACCTTAGCTTGCAATACCTTTCAGGTCAACTTGGAATACATCCCGTTCATATCTCAAGAGCAGCACCAAAATATCTTTCTACAAGCCTTGGGGAGTATGTAAGGCAACATAAATTAAAAAAAGCTATACCTCTACTACTTGACCCAAATAACTCGCTGACTAAAATTGCATATCAAGCAGGTTTTTCAGACCAAAGTCATTTTAATCGTGTTTTTAAATTCTATTTTAATATGAATCCCAGTTTCTATCGAAAAGGATTAAATAAAAAATAG
- a CDS encoding PLP-dependent aminotransferase family protein — translation MQDNKMLNYIKDVLKNIPTGWLSLTTHRLDIYNEELAKVQFLEQFEILFNENNYELPALSELPTAFDYIRLGHPLSCILEWGIANLNNLESNNVISFSSKTVPILAVLRKNLLDNKNTRIIYSGELPDFFDVEILRDIYGYKFDLKHVEKEEQVSVFNGSTVFISEQDDICNFDLNSNIDFFINVHAHLGSVLLVNGEQNENYVSEIQHVRRRETIAMTPANALAALKFLVEKSSFDNKDSHVETNKTRVLDSIADVTGTNTKALVGSSGLSIQYAILMGLIHDALEKHKGKDIKIIVPPNCYGGTNDQARRVATCIDNVEVLDLPVDGGKDMVQSIDMVLDKIAIEDAIPYIIAEIPTNPRVEVPDLIKLKEVLSAPRKTKNGEIAIDPVFILDQTFCPNVHFLGEDDILSTIKTISFASGSKFPSGGLCTAGYCVANKKSEALMEKIEMHLKLCDNEATDFQMEILAKQLPSMKQRIHDAYKNTREFVNFINDTLPEAKINFVSEALASKGFTPSVFSLDLPTKGHTAEEKESYKRALNHKLIHLMITEIPNESKYCVSYGQLKGCYWTIPATSTQGTTKEGDKDYIARVALSPNMDLELHKKVFLDFVGNI, via the coding sequence ATGCAAGACAATAAAATGCTAAATTATATTAAAGATGTATTAAAAAATATACCAACTGGTTGGTTGAGTCTAACAACCCATCGATTAGATATTTATAATGAAGAATTGGCCAAAGTTCAATTCTTAGAACAGTTTGAAATCTTATTTAATGAGAATAATTATGAATTGCCTGCATTAAGCGAATTACCTACTGCTTTCGATTATATTCGATTAGGTCATCCATTATCTTGTATACTAGAATGGGGCATCGCAAACTTAAATAATCTAGAATCTAATAATGTGATAAGCTTTTCCTCAAAGACGGTTCCTATTTTAGCAGTTTTAAGAAAAAACTTATTAGATAATAAAAACACTCGAATCATTTATTCAGGTGAATTACCTGATTTTTTTGATGTTGAAATACTAAGGGATATTTACGGTTATAAATTTGACTTAAAGCATGTTGAGAAAGAAGAACAGGTTTCTGTGTTTAACGGTAGTACCGTTTTTATTTCAGAACAAGATGATATTTGTAATTTCGATCTCAACTCAAATATTGATTTTTTCATCAATGTTCATGCTCATCTGGGAAGTGTTTTATTAGTAAATGGTGAACAAAATGAAAATTATGTCTCAGAAATTCAGCATGTTCGAAGAAGAGAGACCATTGCAATGACGCCAGCGAATGCTCTTGCTGCCTTAAAATTTCTAGTAGAGAAGTCTTCTTTTGATAATAAGGATAGCCATGTTGAGACAAACAAAACACGTGTCTTAGATTCAATTGCAGACGTTACTGGTACAAACACAAAAGCGCTAGTTGGTTCTAGTGGACTATCTATTCAATATGCGATTTTAATGGGGCTCATTCACGATGCACTGGAAAAACATAAAGGAAAAGATATCAAAATTATAGTGCCTCCAAATTGTTATGGAGGAACAAACGACCAGGCAAGACGTGTTGCCACTTGCATTGACAATGTTGAAGTGTTGGATTTACCAGTTGATGGTGGTAAAGATATGGTTCAAAGTATTGATATGGTTTTAGATAAAATTGCTATCGAAGATGCTATACCATACATAATCGCTGAAATTCCAACAAACCCTAGGGTTGAAGTTCCAGATTTAATAAAATTAAAAGAGGTTTTAAGTGCCCCCCGTAAAACAAAAAATGGTGAAATTGCTATCGACCCCGTTTTTATTTTAGATCAAACATTTTGTCCTAATGTACATTTTTTAGGTGAAGATGACATCCTGTCAACGATTAAGACTATTTCATTTGCCAGTGGATCGAAATTTCCAAGTGGCGGGCTATGTACTGCCGGCTACTGTGTAGCAAATAAAAAATCTGAAGCTTTGATGGAAAAAATAGAAATGCATCTAAAACTTTGCGATAACGAAGCTACAGATTTTCAAATGGAAATATTAGCAAAACAATTACCTTCGATGAAACAAAGAATTCATGATGCTTATAAGAACACGCGTGAATTTGTAAACTTTATCAATGATACTTTACCGGAGGCAAAAATCAATTTTGTTTCAGAAGCATTGGCAAGCAAAGGATTTACCCCTTCTGTATTTTCATTAGATCTTCCCACTAAAGGGCATACTGCTGAAGAAAAAGAATCTTATAAAAGAGCGTTAAATCATAAATTAATCCATTTAATGATTACAGAAATCCCTAATGAAAGTAAATATTGCGTGAGCTATGGCCAGTTAAAAGGATGTTACTGGACGATACCTGCTACATCTACACAAGGGACGACTAAAGAAGGCGACAAAGATTATATTGCCCGGGTAGCGCTTTCGCCTAATATGGATCTTGAACTTCATAAAAAAGTCTTTTTAGATTTTGTTGGAAATATTTGA
- a CDS encoding DUF1330 domain-containing protein gives MKAYMLAFVRVNDLETFNREYIEKAVPIVERHGGITVAVDENPSTIEGTVPGGRVVIVEFPTKEAAEGFYNDPNYQAIKAWRQKVSESDSIILEKGF, from the coding sequence ATGAAAGCGTATATGTTAGCGTTTGTAAGAGTAAACGATTTGGAAACTTTTAACAGAGAGTATATCGAAAAGGCTGTGCCAATTGTTGAACGTCACGGAGGAATAACAGTTGCGGTTGATGAAAACCCATCCACAATTGAAGGAACTGTTCCTGGAGGACGTGTTGTAATCGTAGAATTTCCTACAAAAGAAGCTGCCGAAGGATTTTACAATGACCCAAATTACCAAGCCATTAAAGCTTGGAGACAAAAGGTTAGCGAGAGCGATTCTATCATTCTTGAAAAAGGTTTTTAA
- a CDS encoding LytR/AlgR family response regulator transcription factor — translation MFKQLNKNQKLVVHILFWVIYYVLFSLIWTVDDNYKDSFYLEFILLPIRILAVYFTIRLLIPKFLLKKNFSQFLFFYILSIVLLGFMQQGFIHFFYKPDAESAVSANFSVNSLVRAVILINSTVFFVATIYILNLYFLQREAYENIIDEQTKDDAEEFLKIELKSNRKKYLISACDIIYIEAMGNYVNYHIDNSKKITVYQSLKKCLNLLPNNFIRVHKSYIVNQKKIRSYDKEYIEVSNEMFIPVGSTFNIENISSI, via the coding sequence ATGTTTAAGCAACTCAATAAAAATCAAAAATTAGTCGTTCACATTTTGTTTTGGGTAATTTATTATGTGCTGTTTAGTCTTATTTGGACAGTGGATGATAATTATAAAGACTCATTTTATTTAGAATTTATTTTGTTGCCTATACGGATATTAGCAGTGTATTTTACCATACGGCTTTTGATACCTAAGTTTCTGCTAAAAAAGAACTTTTCACAATTTTTATTTTTTTATATCCTTTCCATCGTTCTATTAGGTTTTATGCAACAAGGATTTATCCACTTCTTTTATAAACCCGATGCTGAATCAGCAGTGAGCGCTAATTTTAGTGTGAACTCACTTGTAAGAGCCGTTATTCTTATTAATAGTACCGTGTTTTTTGTGGCAACTATTTATATACTTAACTTATATTTTCTTCAAAGAGAAGCATATGAAAACATTATTGATGAGCAAACTAAAGACGATGCGGAAGAATTCTTAAAGATTGAGTTAAAATCTAATCGTAAAAAATACCTTATTTCTGCATGTGATATAATTTATATTGAAGCAATGGGAAATTATGTAAATTACCATATCGACAACAGTAAGAAAATTACGGTATATCAAAGTTTGAAAAAGTGTTTGAACCTGTTACCAAACAATTTTATAAGAGTACATAAATCATATATTGTTAATCAAAAAAAAATACGCTCATACGATAAGGAATATATTGAAGTTTCTAATGAAATGTTTATTCCTGTAGGCTCAACCTTTAATATAGAAAACATTTCATCTATATAG
- the cas1 gene encoding type II CRISPR-associated endonuclease Cas1, translating into MIKKTLLFSNKCSITTKHEQLVIKSETRDKTIPIEDIGFIVIDNPEIYISITTLNLLIANNASVIICNKTHLPNGMFLNLNSHHIQQEMFKHQVEASLPLKKQLWQQTIIEKIKNQGILLKKITRTKNKFEFLASKVLSGDTTNMEAVAANFYWKSFFEIDFKRERFGNYPNNFLNYGYAILRAATARALSGSGLLNTLGIHHKSKYNAFALADDIMEPFRPIIDEAVYTIIQHYDEEDLNTEIKSILLQTLTRTVYFKDEKSPLMVALQKTASSLQQCYSGKRKKIKYPKLWN; encoded by the coding sequence ATGATTAAAAAGACCTTATTATTCTCCAATAAATGTTCAATCACCACAAAGCACGAACAACTAGTTATTAAATCTGAAACAAGAGACAAAACCATTCCTATAGAAGACATTGGTTTTATTGTCATTGATAATCCAGAGATATATATAAGCATTACTACTTTAAATCTACTTATTGCAAATAATGCATCCGTAATTATCTGTAATAAAACACATTTACCCAATGGTATGTTTTTAAATTTAAACAGTCATCATATTCAACAAGAAATGTTTAAACATCAAGTAGAAGCAAGCCTTCCTTTAAAAAAGCAATTATGGCAACAAACCATTATTGAAAAAATAAAAAATCAAGGTATTTTACTGAAAAAAATAACACGAACAAAAAACAAATTTGAGTTTTTAGCGAGCAAAGTACTAAGTGGGGATACCACAAATATGGAAGCTGTTGCTGCCAATTTTTATTGGAAATCTTTTTTTGAAATTGATTTTAAAAGAGAGCGCTTTGGCAACTACCCTAACAATTTCTTAAATTATGGCTATGCTATTTTAAGAGCTGCTACAGCTCGCGCTTTATCTGGTAGTGGTCTATTAAATACACTGGGGATTCATCACAAAAGTAAATACAATGCATTTGCATTAGCAGATGATATTATGGAACCCTTTAGACCCATTATAGACGAGGCCGTTTATACCATAATACAACATTATGATGAGGAAGATTTAAATACAGAAATAAAATCAATCCTTCTTCAAACCTTAACAAGAACGGTCTATTTTAAAGATGAAAAAAGCCCGTTAATGGTGGCTCTACAAAAAACAGCAAGTTCTTTACAACAATGCTATTCCGGGAAAAGAAAGAAAATTAAGTACCCCAAATTATGGAACTAA
- a CDS encoding Crp/Fnr family transcriptional regulator: MKIIEIKKGHILQHEGDLNGQVYEVISGLLRSYIIDNKGKEHIFVFAPEGWIIADAVQTDEPCEFFIEALENSTVKVREKDLSQISPNASAIAKRMLVLQRRVIMLMSYSGLQRYEHFIETYPNLTQRVPQRMIASYLGITPEALSKAKGDKLRTSH; the protein is encoded by the coding sequence ATGAAGATCATTGAAATAAAAAAAGGACACATTCTACAGCACGAAGGAGATTTAAATGGCCAAGTTTATGAAGTTATTTCTGGCTTATTAAGAAGTTATATAATCGACAACAAAGGAAAGGAACATATATTTGTGTTTGCTCCTGAGGGCTGGATTATCGCTGATGCCGTTCAGACAGATGAGCCGTGTGAATTCTTCATTGAGGCACTTGAAAACTCGACCGTCAAGGTAAGGGAAAAAGATTTGAGTCAAATTTCTCCAAATGCATCTGCTATAGCAAAACGTATGTTAGTTCTTCAAAGACGTGTAATTATGTTAATGAGTTATTCTGGGCTGCAACGCTACGAACATTTTATTGAAACTTACCCAAATTTAACACAGCGAGTTCCTCAAAGAATGATCGCATCATATTTAGGAATTACCCCGGAAGCTCTCAGTAAAGCAAAAGGAGATAAGTTGAGAACATCTCACTAA
- a CDS encoding FAD-dependent monooxygenase, with amino-acid sequence MQTTDKIAIIGGGIGGLTMALTLKKNNHDFKLFEKSSEFKEVGAGIGIASNALKIFDKLNVGEKIREKGHLLKKTVLATEKLKTLKTVPFPEEVYCIHRASIIDTLANELDKDSYKLNKEVESVENEESIKIKFKDNTFSEFDTLIASDGINSTIRKSVFPEIGIRPAHQVIWRGITKFDINADLKHTYYELFEGSLRFLFLPLNDNEMFWLAVQEKKNFSKGSTTSIKHYLLDTYSDFHPIVLDLLNKTSESDILQNELADIEPKYKGWFKNNPVFIGDSIHATTPNLGQGACQAIEDAYTLGLCLKSNTSNTFSEYQNIRSKKVEYIVKQSWKIGKMSLTKNRLQKTLLHLLLKYFPKRQYQKRFSRVIDIEYLDELENTATNSL; translated from the coding sequence ATGCAGACAACAGATAAAATTGCAATTATAGGCGGAGGAATAGGAGGCTTGACAATGGCCTTGACTTTAAAGAAGAACAATCACGACTTTAAACTCTTTGAAAAATCCAGTGAATTTAAAGAAGTTGGAGCAGGAATTGGAATCGCTTCTAATGCATTAAAAATATTTGACAAGCTAAATGTAGGAGAAAAAATAAGGGAAAAAGGACATTTGCTTAAAAAGACCGTACTGGCCACCGAAAAATTAAAAACCTTAAAAACGGTACCCTTCCCCGAAGAAGTCTATTGCATTCACAGAGCTTCTATCATTGATACACTCGCAAACGAATTGGACAAAGACTCATACAAGTTAAACAAAGAAGTAGAAAGTGTTGAAAATGAAGAAAGCATAAAGATTAAATTTAAGGACAACACATTTTCAGAATTTGACACCTTAATTGCCTCCGATGGGATTAATTCTACTATTAGAAAATCAGTTTTCCCTGAAATTGGAATTAGGCCTGCGCATCAGGTCATTTGGCGAGGAATTACAAAATTTGATATCAATGCTGATTTAAAACATACCTACTACGAACTTTTTGAAGGAAGCTTACGGTTCTTATTTTTACCGTTGAATGACAACGAAATGTTTTGGTTGGCTGTTCAGGAAAAAAAGAACTTCAGCAAAGGTTCAACAACCTCTATAAAGCATTATTTATTAGATACATATAGCGATTTTCATCCAATAGTACTGGATTTACTGAATAAAACATCTGAAAGCGACATCCTGCAAAATGAATTGGCTGACATTGAACCCAAATATAAAGGTTGGTTTAAAAACAATCCCGTTTTTATCGGTGATTCTATTCACGCCACCACGCCAAACTTGGGACAAGGAGCCTGTCAGGCAATTGAAGATGCCTATACTTTAGGGCTTTGCTTAAAAAGCAATACGAGTAATACTTTTTCCGAATACCAAAATATCCGGTCAAAAAAAGTTGAATACATAGTGAAGCAATCGTGGAAAATAGGAAAGATGTCATTGACCAAAAATCGCTTGCAAAAAACCTTACTCCATTTATTATTAAAATATTTTCCAAAGAGACAATATCAAAAAAGGTTTAGCAGGGTGATTGATATTGAATATTTGGATGAGTTAGAAAATACAGCCACTAACAGTTTATAA
- a CDS encoding PDZ domain-containing protein produces MRYSNLSFFLILTVSFSTLAQELPRRASFEAKIGWPNNKVPGATIKEVTPNSPLDKAGIKVNDVIISVNGRKVLDQEDWSAITYAIRANKPTLFELKRGQEYIKKDVKLNSLPKEKHPKVDTFYETVTSDYGIKQRAIITKPKGNKKFPAIILIQGLSCSTIEEFSNRSNNWVKLIKDLTEKSNMVLMRIDKPGVGDSEGDCGKVDFLTELNGYESAVKVLKSKSYVDTSKIIVYGNSMGSALAPYLANKFDLAGVISDGTFYKSWYEHMLEIERRILQIEGKSEAEIYKLINEVFIPLYYEMLIKKRSFEDILEDNPTYKKYHRQGLNHMYGRPMAYYYQVQDFNFAKNWEEVKVPVRIRWGTNDWIMTENDNDMIIAILDAKGHKNHKLYKYTDLDHWSTIHTNYSSSFNFKPGKWDGKISQQIIDWAWEIIK; encoded by the coding sequence ATGAGGTATTCAAATCTATCATTTTTTTTAATCTTAACTGTATCATTTTCAACTTTGGCGCAAGAATTACCTAGACGTGCAAGTTTTGAAGCCAAAATAGGTTGGCCTAACAATAAAGTACCCGGAGCAACTATTAAGGAAGTTACCCCAAATTCGCCTTTAGACAAAGCTGGAATTAAAGTTAACGATGTTATTATTAGTGTTAATGGCAGAAAAGTACTAGATCAAGAAGATTGGAGTGCCATTACCTATGCTATTAGAGCAAATAAACCAACACTTTTTGAACTTAAACGCGGACAGGAATACATTAAAAAAGATGTAAAACTAAACTCGTTACCAAAAGAAAAACATCCAAAAGTTGATACATTTTACGAAACTGTAACGAGTGATTATGGTATTAAGCAACGCGCCATCATTACAAAACCCAAGGGTAACAAAAAGTTTCCTGCCATTATATTAATTCAAGGGTTAAGCTGTTCAACTATTGAAGAATTTTCAAATCGCAGTAATAATTGGGTAAAACTAATAAAGGATTTAACAGAAAAGTCAAATATGGTGTTAATGCGTATTGACAAACCAGGTGTAGGCGATAGTGAAGGCGACTGTGGTAAAGTAGATTTTTTAACCGAATTAAATGGTTACGAATCCGCTGTAAAAGTGCTAAAATCGAAGTCTTATGTAGACACCTCTAAAATCATTGTTTATGGAAACAGTATGGGTAGCGCCCTAGCCCCATATCTGGCAAATAAGTTCGATTTGGCCGGAGTAATATCAGATGGAACATTTTATAAATCGTGGTACGAACATATGCTCGAAATAGAACGTAGAATTTTGCAGATTGAAGGTAAAAGCGAAGCAGAAATTTATAAGTTAATAAATGAAGTATTTATTCCACTATATTACGAAATGCTTATCAAAAAAAGAAGTTTTGAAGATATTCTGGAAGATAATCCAACCTATAAAAAATACCACAGACAAGGCTTAAACCATATGTATGGTAGACCTATGGCATATTATTATCAGGTACAGGATTTTAATTTCGCCAAAAATTGGGAAGAAGTAAAAGTCCCTGTTAGGATACGTTGGGGAACCAATGATTGGATTATGACAGAGAATGATAACGATATGATTATAGCAATTTTAGATGCCAAGGGACATAAGAACCATAAGTTATACAAATACACGGATTTAGATCATTGGAGTACTATTCATACCAATTACAGTAGTAGTTTTAATTTTAAACCAGGCAAATGGGATGGTAAAATCAGTCAGCAAATTATAGACTGGGCCTGGGAGATTATTAAGTAA
- a CDS encoding serine hydrolase domain-containing protein, with product MMFKNLTLTLLLCFSFFTSCAQQNIIDYIGQWEGKTTNKDALNLDIIVKKLSEEDAIFTLSNNKEIIAKKFKFGNRINLALDDNLTFSGIVNDEQSEINGFIKSSRDLYPAKLYKRGDRFEGKWNLSVIHYLQPQALRLTIKEGGGSNDEYQAYPILGTIWCNNFKKNNNFISFIDYKTGLEFEGQLKPSEIALNISLSGNFITKTSFKKITQHKKVTSASVNENSQINDGWESSKKQLSLPKMEDDIHSDVLEGIEGVLVAKNGKITYENYFAGFNANIPHDMRSASKSISSAIIGIAIDDKIIESVDQKLYGFIPQEYQYTKDSLKSKITIKDLLTMSSGLDVNKKASEGYYQDESNNWLKTVLEAPMVNEPGTYTDYGSANPFLLGISLNERLDIPLEFYMKDTFFSPLGIKNYILNTDDTKAIPYFGGGIHLTPRDMLKFGQLYLNGGVWNGKRIISENWIQESFKKHTRLQDVKDKNEYGYLWWHDTYIINGESIASIEARGAGGQFIFIVPALESVVVITAGNYRNRKGNQSREIFKEFILPALLN from the coding sequence ATGATGTTTAAAAATTTAACGTTAACGCTTTTGTTATGTTTCTCGTTTTTTACAAGCTGTGCTCAGCAAAATATTATAGATTATATAGGACAATGGGAAGGAAAGACAACTAACAAAGACGCCCTTAATCTAGACATAATCGTTAAAAAACTGAGTGAAGAAGATGCTATTTTCACACTTTCAAATAACAAAGAAATTATAGCGAAAAAGTTCAAATTTGGTAATAGAATCAATCTTGCACTAGATGATAACCTTACTTTTAGTGGAATAGTTAATGATGAGCAATCAGAAATAAATGGTTTTATTAAATCATCGAGGGATTTGTACCCTGCTAAACTCTATAAAAGAGGAGACCGTTTTGAAGGAAAGTGGAATCTATCGGTGATTCATTATCTACAGCCTCAAGCTTTGCGTTTGACCATAAAAGAAGGTGGTGGATCCAATGATGAATATCAAGCTTACCCAATTCTTGGAACCATTTGGTGCAACAATTTCAAGAAAAATAATAATTTTATTTCTTTTATAGATTATAAAACAGGTCTTGAATTTGAAGGGCAATTAAAGCCCTCTGAAATTGCATTAAATATTAGTCTAAGCGGCAATTTTATTACAAAAACATCATTTAAAAAAATCACACAGCATAAAAAGGTTACTTCCGCTTCAGTAAATGAGAATTCTCAAATCAATGACGGTTGGGAATCATCAAAAAAGCAATTATCACTACCAAAAATGGAAGATGACATTCATAGTGATGTTCTAGAAGGAATAGAAGGTGTTCTTGTTGCAAAAAATGGTAAAATCACTTATGAAAACTATTTTGCAGGCTTTAATGCTAACATTCCACATGATATGCGTTCTGCCTCAAAAAGTATCTCATCTGCCATCATCGGTATAGCCATTGATGATAAAATTATAGAGAGTGTGGATCAAAAACTATATGGTTTTATACCTCAAGAGTATCAGTACACAAAAGATTCTTTAAAATCTAAAATAACAATTAAAGACTTACTGACTATGAGTTCTGGATTAGATGTAAATAAAAAGGCATCAGAAGGGTACTACCAAGATGAATCAAATAATTGGTTAAAAACAGTTTTAGAAGCACCCATGGTAAACGAACCAGGAACTTATACCGATTATGGATCTGCTAATCCGTTTTTACTCGGTATTAGTTTAAACGAACGTTTAGATATACCGTTAGAGTTCTATATGAAAGACACGTTTTTCTCACCTCTAGGAATTAAAAATTACATATTGAATACTGACGATACAAAAGCTATACCTTATTTTGGAGGAGGCATCCATTTAACGCCAAGGGATATGCTCAAGTTTGGACAACTTTATCTAAATGGAGGTGTATGGAATGGTAAACGAATTATTTCAGAGAATTGGATTCAAGAATCGTTCAAGAAACATACAAGGTTGCAGGATGTAAAAGATAAGAATGAATATGGTTATCTATGGTGGCATGATACCTATATCATCAATGGAGAATCAATTGCATCTATTGAAGCACGAGGTGCCGGAGGACAATTTATTTTTATAGTGCCAGCGTTGGAATCCGTAGTCGTGATAACAGCAGGAAATTATAGGAATAGGAAAGGTAATCAATCACGGGAAATATTTAAAGAGTTTATACTTCCTGCGCTTTTGAATTAA